The Malus domestica chromosome 08, GDT2T_hap1 genomic interval GCTCGGATTGATTGGCCTTCGATCCGCCTCACTTCTTATATGTGAAGGTCAGTAGCGATCCCTACGCAAATTTCAATTCGTGTATTCGATCGGATTAGTGTGTggatttattgttttttttgtttgttcggATTGTTTGCATCGAtgaataaaatttcaatttttttgtcgaAGTCGGTTAATTTGGCGTATGGAATTGTGATTTACGAGATCTTGGGGGTGTTTGAATCGTTTAGTTTGAAACTCGAATTGTTGTGACTTAATATATTAACTTTCATATGATCAGGAAAAGATGTCATGATGgcgaatttttcctttttttttaagctaaaTTGAGGTTTAGATTTCTGGGTTTTCAGAGATTTTCCATTTCTTGTTGTTTGATTGGAATTTTAGTTACTAATTATCAATGGAgtatcttctattttttttaagtccGGGTTTAAGTCGGTGCAATTGGGGCTTGCCTGAAAtggtgatgtttttgtgttgtaGACCTGTGGTTTAAGGAATTTTTGATGTTTTAGTGGCTGGTTTCGATATGAATGAACTAATTCGTTTAGGGTTGTCCAGGGATGGGAGGTGGGTTCGGCGAATCAACGAGTAGGTCGTCCCAAGGGCCTTCATTCTCCGGCAGTAACAATAATGGTGACGCTGGTGATTTCGAATGCAATATTTGCTTTGAATTGGCCCAAGACCCAATTGTGACCCTATGCGGCCATCTCTTCTGCTGGCCTTGCCTTTACAAGTGGCTCCATATTCACTCCCACTCTCAGGAATGCCCTGTTTGCAAAGCCCTTGTAAAGGAGGAGAGTTTGGTTCCTTTATACGGTAGGGGAAAGACATCAACGGACCCACGATCAAAGTCCATTCCTGGCATTAGTATCCCAAACCGTCCAGCAGGACAAAGACCCGAAACAGCTCCTCCACCAGAACAGAACCATTTTCCTCACCGTGGATTTGGGTTCATGGGAGGGATGGGAGGTTTGGGTGGGTTTGCACCAGTTGCAACCACAAGGTTTGGGAATTCCACATTTTCTGCGGCTATTGGTGGCTTTATCCCTTCTCTGTTCAATTTTCCGCTGCATGGGTTTCCTGATCCCACCATTTATGGTGAAAGTGCTGGATTTCCTCATGGGTTCTCAAATGCATTTCATGGCGGCCATATACATAGACATCACCTCCGCAGGGGAACAGGTCAGGGACAGCAAGATTATAGACTGAAGATGTTGTGTATGATTGTTATATTTTCAGTAAT includes:
- the LOC103440357 gene encoding uncharacterized protein, with the protein product MGGGFGESTSRSSQGPSFSGSNNNGDAGDFECNICFELAQDPIVTLCGHLFCWPCLYKWLHIHSHSQECPVCKALVKEESLVPLYGRGKTSTDPRSKSIPGISIPNRPAGQRPETAPPPEQNHFPHRGFGFMGGMGGLGGFAPVATTRFGNSTFSAAIGGFIPSLFNFPLHGFPDPTIYGESAGFPHGFSNAFHGGHIHRHHLRRGTGQGQQDYRLKMLCMIVIFSVILALAWQ